In the genome of Streptomyces racemochromogenes, one region contains:
- a CDS encoding DUF6445 family protein, with protein sequence MPIRPPRPLALPVLPYRKPTRGRDYWVLDDVLPDVDAVRARCLAKEDWVQGAPHKPEPWPGLRAMPGLEPDELARVERQVRQATGAKRIWPENPAGAGTFNHNCVQVVGKDECEPRPHTDSRTLCRYAAVLYLSPALPKDCGTSFYRQRLPDGALGGNQVLAPHNNLVDALGTRFVPEDSFTEDVRVPHRYNRLLLYSANLIHSATGYWGTTLEDKRMTAVFFWMA encoded by the coding sequence ATGCCCATTCGCCCGCCACGTCCCCTGGCCCTGCCGGTCCTGCCGTACCGCAAGCCCACCCGCGGCCGTGACTACTGGGTCCTGGACGACGTGCTTCCCGACGTGGACGCCGTACGGGCCCGCTGCCTGGCGAAGGAGGACTGGGTCCAGGGAGCCCCGCACAAGCCCGAGCCCTGGCCGGGGCTGCGCGCCATGCCGGGACTGGAACCGGACGAACTGGCCCGCGTGGAGCGGCAGGTGCGGCAGGCGACCGGGGCCAAGCGGATCTGGCCCGAGAACCCGGCCGGCGCCGGCACCTTCAACCACAACTGCGTCCAGGTCGTCGGCAAGGACGAGTGCGAGCCCCGCCCGCACACCGACTCCCGCACCCTGTGCCGCTACGCCGCCGTCCTCTACCTCAGCCCGGCCCTCCCCAAGGACTGCGGCACCAGCTTCTACCGCCAGCGGCTCCCGGACGGCGCCCTCGGCGGCAATCAGGTCCTCGCCCCCCACAACAACCTGGTCGACGCCCTCGGCACCCGCTTCGTCCCCGAGGACTCCTTCACCGAGGACGTCCGCGTCCCCCACCGCTACAACCGCCTGCTGCTCTACTCGGCCAACCTCATCCACAGCGCGACGGGCTACTGGGGCACGACCCTGGAGGACAAACGGATGACGGCGGTCTTCTTCTGGATGGCCTAG
- a CDS encoding CBS domain-containing protein: MTSTPYTVADVMTTKVIAVTPETGFKDIAAAMERWKVTALPVIQGEGRVVGVVSEADLLPKEEFHEHRPGLIEQMRRLGDTAKAGSTRAEDLMTTPAVTIRPGATLPQAARLMTERHIKRLPVVGADGTLKGVVSRADLLKVFLRTDEDLTTEVRESVVKRLFPLSHEAVKVTVSHGIATLTGHVKDHTLIPLADRLTHSVEGIVDVRCRLEAGSDG; the protein is encoded by the coding sequence ATGACCTCCACCCCCTACACCGTCGCCGACGTGATGACCACCAAGGTCATCGCCGTCACCCCGGAGACAGGCTTCAAGGACATCGCCGCCGCGATGGAACGCTGGAAGGTGACCGCCCTCCCCGTCATCCAAGGTGAAGGCCGCGTCGTCGGCGTCGTCTCCGAAGCCGACCTCCTGCCCAAGGAGGAGTTCCACGAACACCGCCCGGGCCTGATCGAGCAGATGCGCCGCCTGGGCGACACCGCCAAGGCCGGATCCACGCGCGCCGAGGACCTCATGACCACCCCCGCCGTCACGATCCGCCCCGGCGCCACCCTCCCCCAGGCGGCCCGCCTCATGACCGAGCGGCACATCAAGCGCCTCCCGGTCGTCGGCGCCGACGGCACCCTCAAGGGCGTCGTCAGCCGCGCCGACCTCCTCAAGGTCTTCCTCCGTACGGATGAGGACCTCACCACGGAGGTCCGCGAGAGCGTCGTCAAGCGCCTCTTCCCGCTCTCCCACGAAGCAGTCAAGGTCACCGTCTCCCACGGGATCGCCACCCTGACCGGCCACGTGAAGGACCACACCCTGATCCCTCTCGCCGATCGCCTCACCCACTCCGTCGAAGGAATCGTCGACGTGCGCTGTCGGCTTGAAGCCGGCTCCGACGGTTGA
- a CDS encoding cyclic nucleotide-binding domain-containing protein, whose amino-acid sequence MEAHHEHRAQHPRTDDSGSPRGPARPLHRVTFPAGTSIFKEHQRAEKFWIIECGTVDLDTHVPGHKNAVIDTLRHGELLGWYWMFRPYTWHLGATASREVTALEFDAATVRELCNEDSAVGRSPARLRTLRTPP is encoded by the coding sequence TTGGAGGCACACCATGAGCACCGTGCGCAGCATCCTCGAACAGATGACTCCGGAAGCCCGCGAGGCCCTGCTCGCCCACTCCACCGGGTCACGTTCCCGGCCGGCACCAGCATCTTCAAGGAACACCAGCGGGCCGAGAAGTTCTGGATCATCGAATGCGGCACCGTCGACCTCGACACCCACGTGCCCGGCCACAAGAACGCCGTCATCGACACCCTCCGCCACGGCGAACTACTCGGCTGGTACTGGATGTTCCGCCCCTACACCTGGCACCTGGGCGCCACCGCCTCCCGCGAGGTCACCGCCCTCGAGTTCGACGCCGCCACCGTACGGGAGCTGTGCAACGAGGACTCGGCCGTCGGCCGGTCCCCCGCTCGCCTACGCACGCTGAGGACCCCGCCATGA
- a CDS encoding MBL fold metallo-hydrolase, whose amino-acid sequence MSQPTPSPTSVTAATRPALLRFLGGVRTVTGSKFLVESDHARILVDCGLFQGVADLRRRNWDKLPCDASDIHAVVVTHAHLDHCGYLPRLVRQGFRGPILTSARTARLAEIVLRDSARLQSEAAEHANRHGWSKHRPAKPLYDDDDVDHTVKFFDPVSFGSEVEIMAGTKLTLHRGGHILGSAWAHLTLEDGHTLATSGDLGRPGHPLLLPPEPFTGADVLLMESTYGNRRHDHETARRAFASVITRTLSRGGTVVIPAFAIDRTEVVLHELAALRDDGTLPRHVPVYVDSPMALAALDVYRDAVRARSPELRPEILAAGESAISPDPFLAARTVQESIDINGATGPAIIVSSAGMATGGRVLHHLHRILPDPRNAVVIVGFAAAGTRARDLVDGARVLKMFGEYVPVRAEVADVPHFSAHADAGQIIDWLRSAPPPHTTYLVHGEESAAETLRDRITDELGWTAVVPRSGEAVLVR is encoded by the coding sequence ATGTCTCAGCCGACCCCGTCTCCCACGTCCGTCACCGCCGCGACCCGGCCGGCGCTGCTGCGCTTCCTGGGGGGTGTGCGGACGGTGACCGGGAGCAAGTTCCTGGTCGAGAGCGACCACGCCCGGATCCTCGTCGACTGCGGACTCTTCCAGGGTGTCGCGGACCTGCGACGCCGCAACTGGGACAAGCTGCCCTGCGACGCCTCCGACATCCATGCCGTCGTGGTCACCCACGCCCATCTGGACCACTGCGGCTATCTGCCGCGCCTGGTCCGGCAAGGCTTCCGCGGTCCCATCCTGACCAGCGCCCGCACGGCCCGCCTCGCCGAGATCGTGCTCCGCGACAGCGCCCGCCTCCAGTCGGAGGCCGCCGAGCACGCCAACCGGCACGGCTGGTCCAAGCACCGGCCCGCCAAGCCCCTGTACGACGATGACGACGTCGACCACACGGTGAAGTTCTTCGACCCGGTCTCCTTCGGCAGCGAGGTCGAGATCATGGCCGGAACGAAGCTCACGCTCCACCGCGGCGGCCACATCCTCGGCTCCGCCTGGGCCCACCTGACCCTGGAGGACGGCCACACCCTCGCCACCAGCGGCGACCTCGGCCGGCCCGGCCACCCGCTCCTCCTGCCACCCGAGCCGTTCACCGGCGCCGACGTCCTGCTCATGGAGTCGACGTACGGCAACCGCCGCCACGACCACGAGACCGCGCGACGCGCATTCGCCTCGGTGATCACCCGCACGCTCTCCCGGGGCGGCACGGTCGTCATCCCGGCGTTCGCGATCGACCGCACCGAGGTCGTCCTGCACGAACTCGCCGCGCTCCGGGACGACGGCACGCTCCCCCGCCACGTGCCCGTCTACGTCGACAGCCCCATGGCCCTGGCCGCCCTCGACGTCTACCGCGACGCCGTACGGGCCCGCTCGCCCGAGCTGCGACCCGAGATCCTCGCCGCCGGTGAGTCCGCCATCAGCCCGGACCCGTTCCTCGCCGCCCGCACCGTCCAGGAGTCGATCGACATCAACGGCGCCACCGGCCCGGCGATCATCGTCTCCTCCGCCGGCATGGCCACCGGCGGCCGCGTCCTGCACCACCTCCACCGCATCCTCCCCGACCCCCGCAACGCCGTCGTCATCGTCGGCTTCGCCGCCGCCGGCACCCGCGCCCGGGACCTGGTCGACGGCGCCCGCGTGCTGAAGATGTTCGGCGAGTACGTCCCCGTGCGCGCCGAGGTCGCCGACGTACCGCACTTCTCCGCCCACGCCGACGCCGGCCAGATCATCGACTGGCTGCGCTCCGCGCCGCCCCCGCACACGACCTACCTCGTCCACGGTGAGGAGAGCGCCGCCGAGACCCTGCGCGACCGGATCACGGACGAGCTGGGCTGGACGGCCGTCGTACCCAGGTCCGGGGAGGCCGTCCTGGTCCGCTGA
- a CDS encoding alcohol dehydrogenase catalytic domain-containing protein, which yields MKALVFHGPGQTSWQDVPDPSIKDAADAIVRVDAVTICGTDLHIVKGDVPEVAPGRVLGHEAVGTVVETGGDVRTVRPGDRVLISCISACGRCRFCREARYGQCRGGGGWVLGHTIDGTQAEYVRVPFADLSVHPLPSALPSHEAVLLADIFPTSYEVGVLNGKVRPGDTVVVVGAGPIGLAAIGTASLYSPYRTIAIDLAASRLAAARDLGADATASAQEEPEKLVEDLTDGLGADVVIEAVGVPEAFEMCTRMVRPGGRVANIGVHGKPAVLHLEDLWIKDVTLTTGLVDTHSTPMLLRMMAAGRLPGAAMVTHRFELDQMEEAYDVFSRAGETGALKVVLGGPQHDAVAVPPLEQ from the coding sequence ATGAAGGCACTCGTCTTCCACGGGCCCGGACAGACCTCCTGGCAGGACGTCCCGGACCCCTCGATCAAGGACGCCGCCGACGCGATCGTGCGGGTCGACGCCGTCACCATCTGCGGCACCGACCTGCACATCGTCAAGGGCGACGTCCCCGAGGTCGCCCCGGGCCGCGTCCTCGGCCACGAGGCCGTCGGCACCGTCGTCGAGACCGGCGGCGACGTCCGCACCGTCCGCCCCGGCGACCGCGTCCTGATCTCCTGCATCTCCGCCTGCGGCCGCTGCCGCTTCTGCCGCGAAGCCCGCTACGGGCAGTGCCGAGGAGGAGGCGGCTGGGTCCTGGGCCACACCATCGACGGAACCCAGGCCGAGTACGTACGCGTCCCCTTCGCCGACCTCTCCGTGCACCCGCTGCCCAGCGCCCTGCCGAGCCACGAAGCGGTCCTGCTCGCCGACATCTTCCCGACCTCCTACGAGGTCGGCGTCCTCAACGGCAAAGTCCGCCCCGGCGACACCGTCGTCGTGGTCGGCGCCGGCCCCATCGGGCTGGCGGCCATCGGCACGGCCTCGCTCTACAGCCCGTACCGAACCATCGCCATCGACCTGGCCGCCTCTCGGCTCGCCGCCGCCCGAGACCTCGGCGCCGATGCCACCGCCAGCGCGCAGGAGGAGCCGGAGAAGCTGGTCGAGGACCTGACCGACGGACTCGGCGCGGACGTCGTCATCGAGGCGGTCGGCGTGCCCGAGGCGTTCGAGATGTGCACCCGCATGGTCCGTCCCGGCGGCCGGGTCGCCAACATCGGCGTCCACGGCAAGCCTGCCGTCCTCCACCTCGAAGACCTGTGGATCAAGGACGTCACCCTCACCACCGGCCTTGTCGACACCCACTCCACCCCCATGCTGCTGCGCATGATGGCCGCCGGCCGGCTTCCCGGGGCCGCGATGGTCACCCACCGCTTCGAGCTCGACCAGATGGAAGAGGCGTACGACGTCTTCTCCCGGGCCGGCGAGACGGGCGCGCTCAAGGTCGTCCTCGGAGGCCCCCAACACGACGCGGTCGCCGTACCGCCCCTGGAGCAGTGA
- a CDS encoding helix-turn-helix domain-containing protein: MKSISRTPYPPSGGTAGRTDLGRRLAARREALGMSREELGRKCGADGNYIVYLEEHAASPAMGTLVRVADVLGVTVDDLTGASADRVRGRATARRDTALVPLEEEECRMLLGTHGVGRIAVFTPEGPAVLPVNYMVVGTAIVFRTAAEALAARAAGTEIAFEIDNIDDVTAGGWSVLAVGELQAVTDPEEIQHLTTTARSHPWAGGPRTHWMKLAPLRLTGRRVVHES, from the coding sequence ATGAAGAGCATCTCCCGCACCCCTTACCCTCCGTCCGGAGGGACGGCCGGACGCACGGACCTGGGCCGCCGCCTGGCGGCCCGCCGTGAAGCCCTCGGCATGAGCCGGGAAGAGCTGGGCCGGAAGTGCGGCGCCGACGGCAACTACATCGTTTACCTGGAGGAGCACGCCGCCAGCCCCGCCATGGGCACCCTCGTCCGGGTCGCCGACGTCCTCGGCGTCACGGTCGACGACCTCACCGGCGCGAGCGCCGACCGGGTGCGCGGTCGCGCCACGGCCCGCCGCGACACCGCGCTCGTCCCCCTGGAGGAGGAAGAGTGCCGCATGCTCCTGGGGACGCACGGCGTGGGCCGCATCGCGGTCTTCACCCCCGAGGGGCCGGCCGTCCTCCCGGTCAACTACATGGTGGTGGGTACCGCCATCGTGTTCCGGACTGCCGCAGAGGCCCTCGCGGCCAGGGCGGCGGGCACGGAGATCGCCTTCGAGATCGACAACATCGACGACGTCACCGCCGGCGGCTGGAGCGTCCTCGCCGTGGGCGAACTGCAGGCCGTCACCGACCCCGAAGAGATCCAGCACCTGACCACGACGGCCCGCTCCCACCCGTGGGCGGGCGGCCCCCGGACCCACTGGATGAAACTCGCTCCCCTCCGCCTCACGGGCCGCCGAGTGGTGCACGAGTCATGA
- a CDS encoding HAD-IA family hydrolase: MNAPSGAVFDTDNVRPALRRLREMNLGCAALSASRHARALLESADLIGLFDVLVDGKEAAALSLPGTPAPALFLEAARLFGVEPGCAAVVEDAVVGVEAGRRGGFRLVVGLDRARDPRTERGTARSARRPHRRAAVNRAWQWEYQRYDPALLGDITSTPCRSPRSPDPPSPSPASGTGTSASASGPAGSASGSRPRSWDRCPWCFPAAGARRPPRARNGGSGSGG; encoded by the coding sequence ATGAACGCCCCGAGCGGGGCCGTCTTCGACACCGACAACGTCCGACCCGCACTCCGGCGACTGAGGGAGATGAACCTCGGGTGCGCCGCGCTCTCGGCCTCACGCCACGCCCGCGCCCTCCTGGAGTCGGCGGACCTCATCGGCCTGTTCGACGTCCTCGTCGACGGCAAGGAAGCGGCCGCGCTGTCACTGCCCGGCACGCCCGCACCTGCCCTGTTCCTCGAAGCGGCCCGCCTGTTCGGTGTGGAGCCGGGGTGCGCGGCCGTGGTCGAGGACGCAGTGGTCGGGGTCGAGGCCGGCCGACGCGGCGGTTTCCGCCTGGTGGTCGGGCTCGACAGGGCCCGCGATCCCCGCACGGAACGGGGGACTGCCCGCAGCGCTCGCCGCCCTCACCGGCGGGCCGCCGTGAACCGCGCCTGGCAATGGGAGTACCAGCGCTACGACCCGGCCCTGCTCGGCGACATCACATCGACCCCGTGCCGCTCACCGAGGTCCCCGGATCCGCCTTCTCCGTCTCCTGCCTCCGGCACCGGGACATCCGCATCCGCTTCCGGCCCGGCCGGCTCGGCATCCGGGTCCCGCCCTCGCTCCTGGGACCGGTGCCCTTGGTGCTTCCCGGCGGCCGGGGCACGCAGGCCGCCCCGGGCCAGGAACGGTGGTTCAGGCTCCGGGGGCTGA
- a CDS encoding universal stress protein: METQHSAARIVVGVDGSPSSQAALRWAVRYAGLVGGKVEAVTAWEVPGEASWSAPAVDATFDEEDAQRRLVEEVRTVLGEEHASLVRERLVHGHPVEVLVDVADGAEMLVVGSRGRGGFRRALLGSVSQQVALHAPCPVTIVRHDVSVE, translated from the coding sequence ATGGAGACGCAGCATTCGGCAGCCAGGATCGTGGTGGGCGTCGATGGTTCGCCCTCGTCCCAGGCCGCGTTGCGCTGGGCGGTCCGGTACGCCGGTCTCGTCGGTGGAAAGGTGGAGGCGGTCACGGCCTGGGAGGTCCCCGGCGAAGCGTCGTGGTCGGCGCCCGCGGTGGACGCGACGTTCGACGAGGAAGACGCACAGAGACGCCTGGTCGAGGAGGTCCGCACGGTGCTCGGAGAAGAGCACGCCTCGCTGGTCCGGGAACGCCTGGTGCACGGCCATCCGGTCGAGGTCCTGGTGGACGTGGCCGACGGCGCCGAGATGCTGGTCGTGGGCAGCCGAGGGCGCGGTGGCTTCCGACGTGCACTGCTCGGTTCCGTGAGCCAGCAGGTGGCCCTTCACGCCCCGTGCCCGGTGACGATCGTTCGGCACGACGTGTCCGTCGAGTGA